In the genome of Hymenobacter cellulosivorans, one region contains:
- a CDS encoding T9SS type A sorting domain-containing protein, translated as MKHSLPHAFFGLLLILLTAGLTTAQAQALYVNDGAQTGDVYTTSAGNDATGNGSTTAPFSTVAKALASANAATTTIFIDAGRYSERVVLNKNINLQGVDTARTVFDGGLVPGEEQTRETGIFITATGGTPANPVTIADLKVRAYDYGIQCDNQSNHINFLIEDVATTENRQFGIYWNGYPNYTENITFRRVRATKTALDPNTRNNGAGRGLFLVNGSKRNILIEDGVFEQNRRAGIDINDGSVSGLIIRNCRLGFNLGPAIAVLGAAGLRDANGNFTTPAALIENNFVRNNASNGLELKSCTGTGRSSGPGSLVVRGNYVVRTIGAPTNLAEDNAGIAFIDRDRNIIAVGGGVTGDLRTGGAYINNNIVRGYLADAFRTFVNINGFGIVLEGGNNKVFGNVIAQCQRGVQVQDRPANGSTSTPFFDIDRNASLISSADSIRNNRLDSCATAVRAVNLTNVLNASVNWLGSAQVATVRGANGQNGLVITLGGPSTNFAQVSSLAGTGRVDYSPFVHTRTDATDANGFLCDMSYVHVDGFSPSTGTAGRLQEGLTAVSEGGTVEAVATTYAETATIGKSLLLTNDGATTLQNLVLNAPGKTASLGAAFDLSGQLTLTNGLLSTSSGLLTLTAEASATAGNAGSYVTGPLRKLGNTSFVFPVGKGGVWARMGISAPASTTSAFTAEYFAAPYPNQTPTEPLKKVSAVEYWNLDRTGSTDAVSVQLFWENGSRSGIDEFSSNLQVARFDGATWVTEGNGSLSGSLAAGSVTSAAPVAAMGPFTFGAAEPVPLPVELLSFTAQERQPGTVVLDWRTASEKNNKGFAVERSLDAQTWQQLAFVAGRGTTTTSSSYSYSDRETSNATQLYYRLRQVDVDGKVSYSPVANITRGTADGRAVTVALAPNPASDYTTVHLSSPATGPLQVTVTDLTGRLVLEQKLTDPTNSQLRLPATLPAGTYLVQVNGTGVSSKALRLIKQ; from the coding sequence ATGAAACACTCCTTACCCCATGCCTTTTTCGGCTTACTTCTAATTTTGCTTACCGCAGGCCTGACAACTGCTCAGGCCCAGGCTCTTTATGTGAATGACGGAGCCCAAACCGGTGACGTGTACACCACCTCCGCCGGCAACGACGCCACCGGCAATGGCAGCACCACTGCTCCTTTTTCTACCGTGGCCAAGGCGCTGGCCAGCGCCAATGCCGCCACAACGACTATTTTTATTGATGCCGGCAGGTACTCCGAACGGGTGGTGCTCAACAAGAACATCAATCTGCAGGGCGTCGATACGGCCCGCACGGTGTTCGACGGCGGCTTGGTTCCCGGTGAGGAGCAGACCCGTGAAACCGGCATTTTCATTACGGCTACTGGCGGCACCCCAGCCAACCCTGTGACAATTGCCGACCTCAAAGTGCGGGCCTACGACTACGGTATTCAGTGCGACAACCAGAGCAACCACATCAACTTTCTCATTGAGGACGTAGCCACCACCGAAAACCGGCAGTTTGGAATTTATTGGAACGGCTACCCCAATTACACCGAGAACATCACCTTCCGGCGGGTACGGGCCACCAAAACGGCGCTGGACCCCAACACGCGCAACAACGGCGCCGGGCGCGGCCTGTTCTTGGTGAACGGCAGCAAACGCAATATTCTGATTGAGGATGGCGTGTTTGAGCAAAACCGCCGGGCCGGTATTGACATCAACGATGGCAGCGTCAGTGGGCTTATTATCCGCAACTGCCGCCTCGGCTTCAACCTGGGCCCAGCTATTGCTGTGCTGGGTGCCGCGGGCCTGCGCGACGCCAACGGCAACTTCACCACCCCCGCAGCCCTGATTGAGAATAATTTCGTGCGCAACAACGCCTCCAACGGATTGGAGCTGAAATCGTGCACGGGTACGGGCCGCAGCAGCGGGCCGGGCAGTCTGGTAGTGCGCGGCAACTATGTGGTCCGCACCATCGGGGCGCCCACCAACCTGGCTGAGGATAATGCGGGCATCGCCTTCATCGACCGGGACCGGAACATCATTGCCGTTGGCGGCGGCGTAACCGGTGACTTGAGGACCGGCGGCGCCTACATCAACAACAACATCGTGCGGGGCTACCTAGCCGATGCCTTCCGCACGTTTGTGAATATCAATGGCTTTGGCATCGTGCTGGAAGGTGGTAATAATAAGGTCTTCGGCAACGTAATAGCCCAGTGCCAGCGCGGCGTACAGGTGCAGGACCGCCCGGCCAATGGCTCCACCTCGACGCCCTTTTTCGATATTGACCGCAATGCTTCGCTGATTTCCAGCGCCGACAGCATCCGCAACAACCGACTGGACTCGTGCGCAACCGCCGTGCGGGCCGTAAACCTGACCAATGTGCTGAATGCCTCCGTCAACTGGTTGGGCTCGGCTCAGGTTGCGACGGTACGGGGGGCTAATGGGCAAAACGGCTTGGTCATCACGCTGGGCGGCCCCAGCACCAACTTCGCCCAGGTGTCGTCGTTGGCCGGTACGGGCCGTGTGGATTATTCGCCCTTCGTACACACTCGCACCGATGCCACCGACGCCAACGGGTTTCTCTGCGACATGAGCTACGTGCACGTGGATGGATTTAGCCCCAGCACTGGTACCGCAGGTCGCTTGCAGGAAGGTCTGACCGCCGTGAGTGAGGGCGGCACAGTGGAAGCTGTAGCTACCACCTACGCCGAAACGGCCACGATTGGCAAGAGCTTGCTGCTGACCAACGACGGAGCTACTACTTTACAAAACCTCGTGCTGAATGCGCCCGGCAAAACGGCCTCGTTGGGTGCGGCCTTCGACTTGTCGGGGCAGCTGACGCTGACCAACGGTCTGCTCAGCACTTCCTCTGGCCTACTGACGCTGACGGCCGAAGCCAGTGCTACGGCCGGCAATGCGGGTTCGTACGTAACTGGGCCGCTACGCAAGCTGGGCAACACCAGCTTTGTATTCCCGGTTGGCAAAGGCGGCGTGTGGGCCCGAATGGGCATTTCAGCCCCAGCTAGTACTACCTCAGCCTTCACCGCCGAATACTTTGCCGCCCCTTACCCTAACCAGACTCCTACTGAGCCACTGAAGAAAGTAAGCGCCGTAGAGTACTGGAACCTGGACCGGACCGGCTCTACGGACGCCGTCAGTGTGCAGCTATTCTGGGAAAACGGCAGCCGGAGCGGCATCGACGAATTTTCCAGCAACCTGCAAGTGGCCCGCTTCGACGGTGCTACTTGGGTAACCGAGGGCAATGGCAGCTTGAGCGGCTCTTTGGCGGCTGGCTCGGTAACGTCGGCTGCCCCCGTGGCCGCTATGGGGCCGTTTACTTTCGGTGCCGCCGAGCCGGTGCCGCTGCCCGTGGAGCTGCTCAGCTTCACGGCCCAGGAACGGCAGCCGGGCACGGTGGTGCTCGACTGGCGCACGGCTTCGGAAAAGAACAACAAAGGCTTTGCCGTGGAGCGCAGCCTGGATGCCCAGACCTGGCAGCAACTAGCCTTCGTGGCCGGCCGCGGTACCACGACGACGAGCAGCAGCTACTCGTATTCAGACCGGGAAACCAGTAACGCCACGCAACTCTATTACCGCCTGCGCCAGGTTGATGTAGACGGCAAAGTTTCTTACTCGCCGGTTGCCAACATCACCCGTGGCACTGCAGACGGCCGCGCCGTTACCGTAGCCCTGGCCCCTAACCCCGCCTCGGATTACACCACGGTCCACCTGTCGAGTCCGGCGACTGGGCCGCTGCAGGTCACCGTAACCGACCTGACGGGCCGCCTAGTGTTGGAACAGAAGCTGACTGACCCCACCAACTCCCAGCTACGCCTGCCCGCCACGCTACCCGCCGGTACTTATCTGGTGCAGGTCAACGGCACAGGTGTTTCAAGCAAAGCCCTACGCCTGATAAAGCAAT
- a CDS encoding FAD-binding oxidoreductase, with product MNFQPLTPDLIAAFEQIVGEAYVLTAQRAEADVYADYGRDHTEDLHFAPDVVLRPGNVDEISKIVRLCHEHHVPVTARGAGTGLSGGALPVHHGVVLSTERLNRIIQIDERNLQATVEPGVINEAFQVAVKEVGLFYPPDPASKGSCSLGGNLAHSSGGPKAVKYGTTRDYVLNLEVVLPTGDVIWTAANTLKNSTGYNLTQLMVGSEGTLGIITKVVFRLLPYPQHNILMLVPFRREEQAAEAVSAVFRAGVIPSGMEFMEREAIAWSSDYLKIPLTLPEDIKAHLLIELDGQDMDQLYKEAEQVYGVLEHYDVGEILLADNATQKDELWKIRRNIGNSVRYNSVYKEEDTVVPRAELPTLLKGVKEIGARYGFKSVCYGHAGDGNLHVNIIRGELTDEQWNVGLRQPITEIFELCVKLGGTISGEHGIGLVQKGYIGIALQETNLELMRGIKKVFDPHGILNPGKIF from the coding sequence ATGAATTTCCAACCGCTGACTCCCGACCTCATAGCCGCCTTCGAGCAAATCGTGGGCGAAGCGTATGTGCTTACTGCCCAGCGTGCAGAGGCCGACGTGTACGCCGACTATGGCCGCGACCATACCGAAGATTTGCATTTTGCTCCGGACGTGGTACTTCGCCCCGGCAACGTCGATGAGATTAGTAAAATTGTCCGCCTCTGCCACGAACACCACGTGCCCGTTACGGCGCGGGGCGCGGGAACCGGCCTGAGCGGCGGAGCCTTGCCCGTGCACCACGGCGTAGTACTGAGCACCGAGCGGCTCAACCGCATCATCCAGATCGACGAGCGCAACCTGCAGGCTACCGTGGAGCCGGGCGTGATAAACGAGGCCTTTCAGGTGGCGGTAAAAGAAGTTGGCCTGTTTTATCCGCCCGACCCGGCTAGTAAGGGCAGTTGCTCGCTCGGCGGCAACCTGGCGCACAGCAGCGGCGGCCCCAAAGCCGTGAAATACGGCACCACCCGCGACTACGTCCTGAACCTGGAAGTGGTGCTGCCCACCGGCGACGTTATCTGGACGGCGGCCAACACCCTGAAAAACTCGACCGGCTACAACCTCACCCAGTTGATGGTCGGCTCGGAGGGTACGCTGGGCATTATTACCAAGGTCGTGTTCCGACTGCTGCCTTACCCGCAGCACAATATCCTGATGCTGGTGCCTTTCCGCCGGGAAGAGCAGGCAGCCGAGGCCGTATCAGCGGTGTTCCGGGCTGGGGTGATTCCTTCGGGCATGGAATTCATGGAGCGTGAGGCCATTGCCTGGTCGTCGGACTACCTGAAAATTCCGCTCACCCTGCCCGAAGACATCAAGGCCCACCTGCTCATCGAGCTCGACGGCCAGGATATGGACCAGCTCTATAAGGAAGCCGAGCAGGTGTATGGCGTGCTGGAGCACTACGATGTAGGCGAAATCCTGCTGGCCGATAATGCCACGCAAAAAGACGAACTCTGGAAAATCCGGCGCAACATCGGCAATTCAGTGCGCTACAACTCAGTATATAAGGAAGAAGACACCGTCGTGCCCCGGGCTGAGCTGCCCACGCTGCTCAAAGGTGTAAAGGAAATCGGAGCCCGCTATGGGTTCAAAAGTGTGTGCTACGGTCACGCCGGCGACGGTAATCTGCACGTCAACATTATCCGCGGAGAACTGACTGACGAGCAGTGGAACGTGGGCCTGCGCCAGCCAATTACCGAGATTTTTGAGCTCTGTGTAAAGCTGGGCGGCACCATCAGTGGGGAACACGGTATTGGGCTGGTGCAGAAAGGCTACATTGGCATTGCCTTGCAGGAAACCAACCTGGAACTCATGCGGGGCATCAAGAAAGTCTTCGACCCGCACGGTATTCTGAACCCCGGCAAGATTTTTTAG
- the cysK gene encoding cysteine synthase A, whose translation MKANTILDTIGNTPLLRLNRLFADRPDVEVWVKLERANPGGSIKDRIALSMIEQAEKDGLLTPDSLIVEPTSGNTGVGLAMVAAVKGYKLTLVMPESMSIERRRLMAAYGANLELTPREKGMKGAIEKAHELVRDTPGAWMPMQFENPANIKVHAETTAQEILRDAPEGFDYHITGVGTGGHITAVTEVLKPEFPNMKTFAVEPELSPVISGGAPGPHPIQGIGAGFIPANLHTEVLDGTILVSQQEAFDMARRAAREEGIFIGVSSGASLAAVAKKLPEMPQGSRVLTFCYDTGERYLSVDGLFV comes from the coding sequence ATGAAAGCCAACACCATCCTTGACACCATTGGCAATACCCCTTTGCTTCGCCTGAACCGCCTGTTTGCCGACCGTCCCGACGTGGAAGTGTGGGTAAAGTTGGAGCGGGCCAACCCTGGAGGCAGCATCAAAGACCGAATTGCGTTGTCCATGATTGAGCAAGCCGAAAAAGATGGCCTGCTCACCCCCGACAGCCTGATTGTAGAACCCACCTCCGGCAACACGGGCGTAGGCCTGGCTATGGTGGCGGCTGTGAAAGGCTATAAGCTGACGTTGGTAATGCCCGAGTCGATGTCGATTGAGCGGCGCCGGCTGATGGCTGCCTATGGAGCCAACCTAGAACTCACGCCTCGCGAGAAGGGCATGAAGGGCGCTATCGAGAAAGCCCACGAACTTGTGCGCGACACCCCCGGGGCCTGGATGCCAATGCAGTTTGAAAACCCAGCCAACATTAAGGTGCATGCCGAAACGACGGCCCAGGAGATTCTGCGCGACGCGCCCGAAGGCTTCGACTACCACATCACCGGTGTGGGCACCGGCGGCCACATTACGGCTGTGACCGAAGTGCTCAAGCCCGAGTTTCCGAATATGAAGACTTTCGCCGTCGAGCCTGAATTGTCGCCGGTCATTAGCGGCGGCGCGCCGGGCCCGCACCCGATTCAGGGTATCGGCGCCGGCTTTATCCCCGCCAACCTACACACCGAAGTACTGGACGGCACTATTCTGGTCAGCCAGCAGGAAGCATTTGATATGGCCCGCCGGGCTGCCCGTGAAGAAGGCATTTTCATTGGCGTATCGTCGGGGGCTTCCTTAGCGGCCGTGGCCAAGAAACTGCCCGAAATGCCCCAAGGCAGCCGCGTTCTGACGTTCTGCTACGACACGGGCGAGCGCTACCTGTCGGTTGACGGTCTGTTCGTGTAA
- a CDS encoding TonB-dependent receptor: protein MKHSRLRLLLLLVLTLLSAPAAWSQVTTSAMNGVITDKSGAGLPGATVIAVHTPTNTQYVAPTNSEGRFNIGGMRVGGPYSVRVTFIGYQETARDGIFLTLGQNLRLDINLSEATTELADVVVRGQRDNIINADRTGSVTSVQREQIERLPSISRSLNDFTRLTPQANGAAVGGGNNRQNNFTVDGSDFNNNFGIGGNLPAGGSPISLDAVEQLTVSVTPYDVRQSGFTGGAINAVTRSGTNNFSGSLYTYFRNQDFTGTRVGNESFDIQKSQFNQYGFRLGGPVIKDKVFFFVNAEIEKSTTPFSQRVAATPEARYGSNPNITRPLASELNGIREYLRNRYGYETGEYQGYDTERTRNKILARIDWNISQNHRFNVRYSQTEGKEVNPTSNSAAPSFPTGISRGNTTALGFQNSNYYQEANFYSFAAELNSTFGSTMSNTLRGTFTKQNDPRSSDSQIFPFVDILKSDGGNSAATPFTYFGYEPFTYGNLRDVEIYSFRDDFTWILANHNLTFGAQVDLSTTRNGFQRQGTSYYRFNSYDDFLKASNPDPAIAKTGVPTAFSLTYSLSPNFEQAFPTFKFGQYSFYAQDEYVVNPRFRVTGGLRLDYITFPEPLQQHKLIEPLVFAGGEKIDVSRLPESKILWSPRLGFNWDVEGNGTVQLRGGSGIFTGRIPYVWIVSQAGDAGLLQITDSYEGNAINTVPGGYRGFSPDPAFYRPATPPAGGTAIPTTTTSLDPNFKFPQTWKSSLAVDVKLPFGIVGSLEGIYNKDLNSALFRNPNLITPQALNIPGYPDNRLVYPVNVQDRYYNPILRGQPVAPGTAGAGTYDAIVLGNASKGYYWSATAKLEKQFASGLYASVAYVRSDARNLFDGGGDQPRGSWQNNPTVNGSNFPELSYASYVVPDRVIASVSYRKEYLNHLGTTLSLFYEGSQAGRFSYTYSTDVNRDGAFADLIYIPKDASEITFVNNTVGNTTFTPAEQSEAFFKYIEQDKYLSKHRGEYAERNGALLPWRSQFDVKLLQDIFTNIGDKRNTLQLSVDVFNLGNLLNKDWGATQTINTSSILQVSNANSVVANGTTRPTFRLNLDRNGLPVETFRNTLGVTSTYYLQLGLRYIFN from the coding sequence ATGAAACACTCACGTTTACGCCTCTTACTCTTGCTGGTGTTGACGCTGTTGTCAGCTCCGGCGGCGTGGAGTCAGGTAACTACTTCGGCTATGAACGGTGTTATCACCGACAAGTCCGGAGCTGGTTTGCCAGGCGCGACGGTTATTGCCGTGCACACCCCAACGAATACCCAGTACGTAGCACCCACGAACTCGGAAGGCCGTTTCAACATCGGTGGTATGCGTGTAGGTGGCCCCTACTCGGTTCGCGTAACCTTCATCGGCTACCAAGAGACAGCTCGTGACGGTATCTTCCTGACCCTGGGCCAGAATCTGCGCCTGGATATCAACCTGAGCGAGGCAACAACTGAACTGGCCGACGTAGTAGTACGTGGTCAGCGTGACAACATCATCAACGCTGACCGTACCGGTTCGGTTACGTCGGTGCAGCGCGAGCAGATTGAGCGTTTGCCTTCGATCAGCCGGAGCCTGAACGACTTCACGCGTTTGACGCCTCAGGCCAACGGTGCCGCTGTAGGTGGTGGTAACAACCGTCAGAACAACTTCACCGTCGACGGTTCCGACTTCAACAACAACTTCGGTATCGGTGGCAACCTGCCCGCCGGCGGCTCTCCCATCTCTCTGGACGCCGTTGAACAGCTCACCGTAAGTGTAACGCCTTACGACGTGCGTCAGTCGGGCTTCACGGGTGGTGCAATCAACGCCGTAACCCGCTCCGGTACCAACAACTTCTCTGGCTCGCTGTATACCTACTTCCGCAACCAGGACTTTACTGGTACCCGGGTAGGCAACGAGTCGTTTGACATTCAGAAATCTCAGTTCAACCAGTACGGTTTCCGTCTGGGTGGCCCGGTTATCAAAGACAAGGTTTTCTTCTTTGTTAACGCTGAAATCGAAAAGAGCACTACTCCCTTCTCCCAGCGCGTAGCTGCTACGCCGGAGGCTCGCTATGGCAGCAACCCCAACATCACCCGTCCGTTGGCTAGCGAGCTGAATGGCATCAGAGAGTATCTGCGTAACCGCTATGGCTACGAAACTGGCGAATATCAGGGCTACGACACTGAGCGGACCCGTAACAAGATTCTGGCCCGCATCGACTGGAACATCAGCCAGAACCACCGCTTCAACGTGCGCTACAGCCAGACGGAAGGCAAAGAAGTTAACCCAACCAGTAACTCGGCGGCTCCTTCTTTCCCCACCGGCATCAGCCGTGGCAACACCACTGCGCTGGGCTTCCAGAACTCCAACTACTACCAGGAGGCCAACTTCTACTCGTTCGCCGCTGAATTGAACTCGACTTTCGGCAGCACGATGTCGAACACGCTGCGTGGTACCTTCACCAAGCAGAACGACCCACGTAGCTCCGACAGCCAGATTTTCCCTTTCGTTGACATTCTGAAGTCAGACGGCGGTAACTCGGCGGCTACTCCTTTCACGTACTTTGGTTACGAGCCCTTCACGTACGGCAACCTGCGCGACGTAGAAATCTACTCCTTCCGGGATGATTTCACCTGGATTCTGGCCAACCACAACCTGACCTTCGGTGCGCAGGTTGACCTGAGCACTACCCGTAACGGTTTCCAGCGTCAGGGCACCAGCTACTACCGCTTCAACTCGTACGACGACTTCCTGAAGGCGTCGAACCCTGATCCGGCTATTGCTAAAACGGGCGTGCCGACGGCATTCTCGCTGACGTACTCGCTGTCGCCTAACTTTGAGCAGGCTTTCCCTACTTTCAAGTTCGGCCAGTACTCCTTCTATGCGCAGGACGAATATGTGGTTAACCCCCGCTTCCGCGTAACCGGTGGCCTGCGTCTCGACTACATCACCTTCCCCGAGCCCCTGCAGCAGCACAAGCTGATCGAGCCCCTGGTGTTCGCTGGTGGTGAGAAAATCGACGTTTCGCGTCTGCCCGAGTCGAAAATCCTGTGGTCGCCCCGTCTGGGCTTCAACTGGGACGTAGAAGGCAACGGTACGGTTCAGCTGCGTGGTGGTTCGGGTATCTTCACCGGCCGTATCCCCTACGTATGGATTGTTAGCCAGGCCGGCGACGCTGGTTTGCTGCAAATCACCGACTCCTACGAAGGCAATGCCATTAACACGGTTCCTGGCGGTTACCGCGGTTTCAGCCCCGACCCAGCCTTCTACCGTCCTGCTACTCCCCCTGCTGGCGGTACTGCCATCCCCACCACGACTACCTCGCTGGACCCGAACTTCAAGTTCCCCCAGACCTGGAAGAGCAGCTTGGCTGTTGACGTGAAACTGCCCTTCGGCATCGTGGGTTCGTTGGAAGGTATTTACAACAAAGACCTGAACAGCGCTTTGTTCCGTAACCCCAACCTGATTACGCCCCAGGCCCTGAACATCCCCGGCTACCCCGACAACCGTTTGGTGTACCCCGTTAACGTACAGGACCGTTACTACAACCCGATCCTGCGCGGTCAGCCCGTAGCACCTGGTACTGCCGGTGCTGGTACCTACGACGCCATTGTACTGGGCAACGCCAGCAAAGGCTACTACTGGTCGGCTACGGCCAAGCTGGAGAAGCAGTTCGCCAGCGGCCTGTATGCTTCGGTTGCTTACGTACGCAGCGATGCTCGCAACCTGTTCGACGGTGGTGGTGACCAGCCCCGCGGTTCGTGGCAGAACAACCCGACCGTAAACGGCTCGAACTTCCCTGAGCTGAGCTACGCCAGCTATGTAGTTCCGGACCGCGTTATTGCTTCGGTATCGTACCGTAAAGAATACCTGAACCACCTGGGTACTACCCTGTCGCTGTTCTATGAAGGCTCGCAGGCTGGTCGTTTCTCGTATACCTACAGCACTGACGTCAACCGTGACGGTGCTTTCGCCGATCTGATCTACATTCCGAAGGATGCTTCTGAAATCACCTTCGTAAACAATACCGTGGGTAACACTACCTTCACTCCGGCTGAGCAGAGCGAAGCTTTCTTCAAGTACATCGAGCAAGACAAGTACCTGAGCAAGCACCGCGGTGAGTATGCTGAGCGCAACGGTGCTTTGTTGCCCTGGCGCAGCCAGTTTGACGTGAAACTGTTGCAAGACATCTTCACCAACATTGGCGACAAGCGTAACACGCTGCAGCTGAGTGTTGACGTATTCAACCTGGGTAACCTGTTGAACAAGGACTGGGGTGCTACCCAGACCATCAACACTAGCTCTATTCTGCAAGTTTCCAATGCAAACAGCGTGGTAGCTAATGGTACTACCCGTCCTACCTTCCGCCTCAACCTGGACCGCAATGGTCTGCCCGTTGAAACGTTCCGTAACACGCTGGGTGTAACTTCAACCTACTACCTGCAGCTGGGCCTGCGCTATATCTTCAACTAA
- a CDS encoding serine O-acetyltransferase, which yields MHAAFIQSLAAAHRQATAPLPGPALCLLADQLLQVLFPERAARPLGSTDAIEAVLYQLQTDLADLLRSVLSAAEAEQIAQTCMQGLPQLRELLLRDAAAIVAADPAAKGSEEVISTYPGFYAIALHRFAHALYQLQVPRVPRLLSEYAHTRTGVDIHPGARIGPSFCIDHGTGIVIGETAVIGAHVKIFQGVTLGALSVAKHLANIKRHPTIEDHTVVYAGATILGGSTVVGSHSIIGGNVWLTESVPSHSRVYHRAQIHVTRSEDPSADITFSI from the coding sequence ATGCACGCTGCTTTCATTCAGTCCCTGGCCGCTGCCCACCGGCAGGCTACTGCTCCTTTGCCCGGCCCGGCCTTGTGCCTGCTCGCCGACCAGCTGCTGCAGGTTTTGTTTCCCGAGCGGGCCGCCCGGCCCCTTGGCAGCACCGACGCCATTGAGGCCGTGCTCTATCAGCTTCAAACCGACCTGGCCGACCTGCTGCGGTCAGTACTAAGCGCTGCCGAGGCCGAGCAAATTGCCCAAACCTGCATGCAGGGCCTGCCCCAGCTGCGCGAACTGCTCCTGCGCGATGCCGCCGCTATTGTGGCCGCCGACCCGGCCGCTAAGGGTAGCGAAGAGGTTATCAGTACCTACCCGGGGTTTTATGCCATTGCCCTGCACCGCTTTGCTCATGCCTTGTACCAGTTGCAGGTACCCCGCGTGCCCCGGCTGCTGAGCGAATATGCCCACACCCGCACCGGCGTCGACATTCACCCCGGAGCCCGTATCGGTCCGTCGTTTTGTATCGACCATGGCACGGGCATCGTTATCGGCGAAACGGCCGTCATAGGGGCGCATGTCAAGATTTTTCAGGGTGTAACCCTCGGGGCGCTGAGCGTGGCCAAGCACTTGGCCAACATCAAGCGCCACCCGACTATCGAAGACCACACCGTGGTATATGCCGGAGCTACCATTCTGGGCGGCAGTACGGTAGTAGGCAGCCATAGTATCATCGGCGGCAACGTGTGGCTGACCGAGAGCGTGCCGTCCCACTCCCGGGTCTACCACCGGGCCCAGATTCACGTGACCCGCTCCGAAGACCCCTCGGCTGATATCACCTTCTCCATTTGA
- a CDS encoding C40 family peptidase, which translates to MNDSRIFVPMREHLTKVQYSLQQLRWWPVLLISILVLLASCGGSRKLNQRNGRYYSAREMARLKAEERRRRGARPVTRAKTKTSAPTGKSKTVVKRASIPATVSKDLATVIEAARSYEGTPYKYGGTTRLGMDCSGLLCAAFAAIDVQIPRSSNEQAVWGTPVKPQDLRAGDLVFFGASPGSSTITHVGLVTEASPESIQFIHSSSSLGVVENSLESDYYLSRFIRAVRPRL; encoded by the coding sequence ATGAACGATTCGCGTATCTTTGTCCCGATGCGGGAACACCTTACGAAGGTACAGTATTCACTCCAACAGCTACGCTGGTGGCCAGTGCTACTGATTAGTATCTTAGTCCTACTGGCCAGCTGCGGAGGCTCCCGCAAGCTCAACCAGCGCAACGGCCGCTATTATTCGGCCCGCGAAATGGCCCGGTTGAAAGCGGAAGAGCGCCGCCGCCGTGGCGCCCGGCCCGTGACGCGAGCCAAAACTAAAACCTCGGCTCCAACTGGCAAATCCAAAACGGTCGTGAAGCGGGCTAGTATTCCGGCTACCGTTTCCAAGGATTTAGCTACGGTTATTGAAGCGGCCCGCTCCTACGAAGGCACTCCTTACAAATACGGTGGCACCACCCGCTTGGGTATGGACTGCTCAGGGCTGCTGTGCGCGGCCTTTGCCGCCATCGACGTGCAGATTCCCCGGTCTTCCAACGAGCAAGCCGTGTGGGGAACCCCCGTAAAACCCCAGGACTTACGAGCCGGCGATTTAGTATTTTTCGGAGCTTCACCTGGCAGCAGCACGATTACGCACGTCGGCTTAGTTACGGAAGCCAGCCCGGAGAGCATTCAGTTCATCCACTCATCCAGCTCGTTAGGGGTAGTCGAGAACAGCCTGGAGAGTGACTACTATCTGAGCCGCTTTATCCGGGCGGTAAGACCCAGATTGTGA
- a CDS encoding cupin domain-containing protein has product MADTSITKIDSRFSPKGKDGEKYLASGIHVAMRLWENEEPSDAKEAVTRPYETVGYVISGKAELHIEGQMVLLEAGNSWVVPKESSHAYKILETFTAVEATTPPAQVHGREDA; this is encoded by the coding sequence ATGGCTGATACCTCCATCACCAAAATCGACTCAAGATTCTCGCCCAAGGGCAAAGACGGCGAAAAATACCTGGCTTCCGGTATCCACGTAGCCATGCGGCTCTGGGAAAACGAAGAACCCAGCGACGCTAAAGAAGCCGTAACCCGTCCTTATGAAACAGTAGGCTACGTTATCAGCGGCAAAGCTGAGCTCCACATTGAGGGCCAGATGGTGCTGCTGGAGGCTGGCAACTCGTGGGTTGTGCCCAAAGAATCGTCGCACGCCTACAAAATCCTGGAAACCTTTACGGCCGTGGAAGCCACTACGCCACCGGCCCAGGTACACGGGCGGGAAGACGCTTAG